The Lujinxingia sediminis genome contains a region encoding:
- a CDS encoding segregation and condensation protein A has product MKSAPGGPRAADNAQVPPELRLDLPSYQGPMDLLLDLIREHEVDIFDIPIALITAEYLRYLDQLQALDLTVGGEWLEMAATLVYIKSRTLLPPDPEEEDDELGPDPREELVRRLIEYQVFKWAAEQLDDRPQLERDFFLAAPKAREERKQVGPPKLREADISDLVDALRRVIEKQREEPTWAYEITREKLTLRGMVLEISSILRDEPRISFESLFSEGRLTRHRVVTTFLALLEMTKLRMIKLFQSRLGGPDTLIIERAVIDIVEVSQTLEFYDSTP; this is encoded by the coding sequence ATGAAGAGCGCCCCCGGCGGCCCCCGCGCCGCAGACAACGCCCAGGTCCCCCCTGAGCTTCGCCTCGATCTGCCGAGCTACCAGGGCCCGATGGATCTTCTCCTCGACCTGATCCGCGAGCACGAAGTCGACATCTTCGACATTCCCATCGCCCTGATCACCGCCGAGTACCTGCGCTACCTCGACCAGCTCCAGGCCCTCGATCTTACCGTCGGCGGGGAGTGGCTGGAGATGGCCGCCACCCTGGTCTACATCAAGTCTCGCACCCTCCTTCCTCCCGACCCCGAAGAGGAAGACGACGAACTCGGCCCCGATCCCCGCGAAGAGCTGGTGCGCCGCCTCATTGAGTATCAAGTCTTCAAATGGGCCGCCGAACAACTCGACGATCGCCCCCAGCTTGAGCGCGACTTCTTTCTGGCCGCCCCCAAAGCACGCGAAGAACGCAAGCAGGTCGGCCCCCCGAAGTTGCGCGAAGCCGACATCTCCGACCTTGTCGACGCCCTGCGCCGCGTCATCGAAAAGCAACGCGAAGAGCCGACCTGGGCCTACGAAATCACCCGCGAAAAACTCACCCTGCGCGGCATGGTCCTGGAAATCTCCTCGATCCTGCGTGATGAGCCCCGCATCTCCTTTGAGTCCCTCTTCAGCGAAGGCCGCCTGACCCGCCACCGCGTCGTCACCACCTTTCTGGCCCTCCTGGAGATGACGAAGTTGCGCATGATCAAGCTCTTCCAATCTCGCCTGGGCGGACCTGACACCCTCATCATCGAGCGCGCCGTCAT